One segment of Streptomyces sp. NBC_01463 DNA contains the following:
- a CDS encoding enoyl-CoA hydratase family protein, protein MGVSTSVPEEGIAVVTVDFPPVNALPVQGWYDLAAALRAAGADPAVRCVVLTAEGRGFNAGVDIKEMQRTEGPEALIGANRGCYEAFAAVYECEVPVVAAVQGFCLGGGIGLVGNADAIVAGDDATFGLPELDRGALGAATHLARLVPQHLMRTLYYTSRTVTAAELHRHGSVWSVVPRDRLAGAALGLAREIAAKDGYLIRLAKAAINGIDPVDVRRSYRFEQGFTFEANLSGVADRVRDTFGTDKEQQT, encoded by the coding sequence ATGGGTGTCTCCACCTCCGTCCCGGAAGAGGGCATCGCCGTCGTCACCGTGGACTTCCCCCCGGTCAACGCGCTGCCCGTACAGGGCTGGTACGACCTCGCAGCCGCCCTCCGCGCCGCCGGGGCCGATCCGGCCGTCCGCTGCGTGGTCCTCACCGCCGAGGGCCGCGGCTTCAACGCGGGCGTGGACATCAAGGAGATGCAGCGCACGGAAGGGCCCGAGGCGCTGATCGGCGCCAACCGGGGCTGCTACGAGGCGTTCGCCGCGGTCTACGAGTGCGAGGTCCCGGTGGTCGCCGCCGTACAGGGCTTCTGTCTGGGCGGAGGCATCGGCCTGGTGGGCAACGCGGACGCGATCGTGGCCGGCGACGACGCGACGTTCGGGCTGCCGGAGCTGGACCGGGGCGCGCTCGGCGCGGCCACGCATCTGGCGCGGCTGGTTCCGCAGCATCTGATGCGGACCCTGTACTACACCTCGCGCACCGTGACGGCCGCGGAGCTGCACCGGCACGGCTCGGTGTGGAGCGTCGTCCCGCGCGACCGGCTGGCCGGCGCCGCCCTCGGGCTGGCCCGGGAGATCGCCGCCAAGGACGGCTATCTGATCAGGCTGGCCAAGGCGGCCATCAACGGCATCGACCCCGTCGACGTACGCCGCAGCTACCGCTTCGAGCAGGGCTTCACCTTCGAGGCCAACCTCAGTGGCGTCGCCGACCGCGTGCGCGACACCTTCGGCA
- a CDS encoding SDR family oxidoreductase, whose product MTSTTALCAGRVAVVTGAGRGLGRAHALAFAAEGAKVVVNDLGVGLDGSGSGTGPAQQVVEEIRAAGGEAVAHNGDIATSEGAASLVAAALDTFGRLDTLVNNAGFLRDRMLVNLEEDDWDAVMRVHLKGHFLPLRHAAAHWRGEAKAGRTPVARVVNTSSGAGLLGSVGQGNYAAAKAGIIALTLVSAAEMGRYGIQVNAIAPAARTRMTESAFAGTMAAPGEGAFDAMAPENVSPLVVWLGSAASTGVSGRVFETEAGRITVMEGWRPGPTADKGARWTPAEAGDAVTGLLAAAEPPQPVYGAS is encoded by the coding sequence ATGACCTCAACGACCGCTCTGTGCGCCGGACGTGTCGCCGTCGTCACCGGTGCGGGCCGCGGCCTCGGCCGCGCCCATGCCCTGGCCTTCGCCGCCGAGGGGGCGAAGGTCGTCGTCAACGACCTCGGTGTGGGACTCGACGGCTCCGGATCGGGTACGGGCCCCGCCCAGCAGGTGGTGGAGGAGATCCGCGCGGCCGGGGGCGAGGCGGTCGCCCACAACGGGGACATCGCCACGTCCGAGGGCGCGGCATCCCTCGTCGCCGCCGCGCTCGACACCTTCGGCCGGCTCGACACCCTCGTCAACAACGCCGGGTTCCTCCGGGACCGGATGCTGGTCAACCTCGAAGAGGACGACTGGGACGCCGTGATGCGCGTCCACCTCAAGGGCCACTTCCTGCCGCTCAGGCACGCGGCGGCGCACTGGCGCGGCGAGGCGAAGGCCGGCCGGACGCCCGTGGCCCGGGTCGTCAACACCAGTTCGGGCGCCGGGCTGCTGGGCAGCGTCGGCCAGGGCAACTACGCCGCCGCGAAGGCGGGCATCATCGCTCTGACACTGGTGTCCGCCGCCGAGATGGGCCGCTACGGGATCCAGGTCAACGCCATCGCCCCGGCCGCCCGGACCCGGATGACCGAGTCGGCGTTCGCCGGGACGATGGCGGCTCCCGGCGAGGGAGCCTTCGACGCGATGGCCCCGGAGAACGTCTCACCGCTCGTCGTCTGGCTGGGCTCGGCCGCCTCCACCGGGGTGAGCGGCCGCGTCTTCGAGACCGAGGCCGGACGGATCACCGTCATGGAGGGCTGGCGGCCCGGCCCCACCGCCGACAAGGGGGCGCGCTGGACCCCGGCCGAGGCCGGGGACGCGGTGACCGGTCTGCTGGCCGCGGCCGAGCCACCGCAGCCGGTGTACGGCGCCTCCTGA
- a CDS encoding class I SAM-dependent methyltransferase, producing the protein MELFDRVMGYAGQPVTTALEIGAGTGKATRLFARQGVGVTATEPDGAMLAELRKHVPAGVRTVQAAFEDLRPGVRYGLVYAAAALHWTSPEGRWSRMAALLEPGGVFASFGGSIRLADPGVAAAVQAAREPFLESDEIPSPDGTPPEHDMQWPGTELQRSKRFTDVRQSVIERRVTMSAPDYIGHLSTVSAYLILPAAEREQAFDQIMRVLPGTVGLVADVTLHLARRCRDASP; encoded by the coding sequence ATGGAGCTCTTCGACAGGGTGATGGGGTATGCGGGACAGCCGGTCACCACCGCCCTGGAGATCGGTGCCGGGACGGGCAAGGCGACGCGCCTGTTCGCCCGGCAAGGGGTCGGGGTCACCGCCACGGAGCCGGACGGGGCCATGCTCGCCGAGTTGCGGAAGCACGTGCCGGCCGGTGTCAGGACGGTGCAGGCCGCGTTCGAGGACCTGCGACCCGGTGTGAGGTACGGGCTCGTGTACGCGGCTGCCGCGCTGCATTGGACGAGTCCGGAGGGCAGGTGGTCGCGGATGGCCGCGCTGTTGGAGCCCGGCGGCGTGTTCGCGTCCTTCGGCGGGTCCATCCGACTGGCCGATCCCGGGGTGGCGGCGGCCGTTCAGGCCGCACGGGAGCCGTTCCTGGAGAGCGACGAGATCCCGTCCCCGGACGGGACACCGCCCGAGCACGACATGCAGTGGCCGGGTACGGAACTCCAACGGTCCAAGCGGTTCACCGACGTGCGGCAGTCGGTGATCGAGCGTCGGGTGACGATGAGCGCGCCCGACTACATCGGTCATCTCTCGACCGTCTCGGCCTACCTCATCCTCCCGGCCGCGGAACGGGAGCAGGCGTTCGACCAGATCATGCGGGTCCTGCCCGGAACGGTGGGACTCGTCGCCGACGTCACCCTCCATCTCGCACGTCGGTGCCGGGACGCCTCTCCGTGA
- a CDS encoding MBL fold metallo-hydrolase gives MPPSLQVGPYTVTALDDGAGPFFSPRSEAFPDATTEQWAAADRLDPGALDAEGRWQLRFRAFAIRSDRGVTLVDAGIGPADSPAASWAPVPGVLPASLAAAGIEPSEVDTVVLTHLHTDHIGWAVVGGEEMRPFFPNAAYLLQQAEVDAIEDINPHLLSAVIEPLRKTDQLRLLDGDTSLRGGESVCATPGHTPGHQSVLVASGRELVAVTGDVLVHAIQLLHPELAYAHEMDPARARASRAELLRNRAADTLHLATPHLTEPFVTR, from the coding sequence ATGCCCCCTTCCCTCCAGGTCGGCCCGTACACCGTCACCGCGCTCGACGACGGCGCGGGCCCGTTCTTCTCCCCCAGGTCGGAGGCGTTCCCCGACGCCACCACCGAGCAGTGGGCGGCGGCCGACCGACTCGATCCTGGCGCACTCGATGCCGAAGGGCGCTGGCAGCTCCGGTTCCGCGCGTTCGCGATCCGCAGTGACCGGGGCGTGACGCTGGTCGACGCGGGGATCGGCCCGGCCGACAGCCCGGCGGCCTCGTGGGCGCCCGTGCCCGGGGTGCTTCCGGCTTCGCTCGCCGCCGCGGGTATCGAACCGTCCGAAGTGGACACCGTGGTGCTCACGCACCTGCACACCGACCACATCGGCTGGGCCGTCGTCGGCGGCGAGGAGATGCGGCCGTTCTTCCCGAACGCCGCATATCTGTTGCAGCAGGCCGAGGTCGACGCGATCGAGGACATCAACCCGCACCTGCTGTCCGCTGTGATCGAACCGCTCCGGAAGACTGATCAGCTACGGCTCCTCGACGGTGACACGTCGTTGCGTGGCGGCGAGAGCGTGTGCGCCACTCCGGGGCACACGCCCGGACACCAGAGCGTGCTCGTCGCGTCCGGGCGCGAACTGGTCGCTGTCACGGGTGATGTGCTCGTGCACGCCATCCAGCTGCTCCACCCCGAACTCGCCTACGCACATGAAATGGACCCTGCCCGGGCGAGGGCCTCAAGGGCAGAGCTGCTCCGCAACCGGGCCGCCGACACGCTCCACCTCGCGACCCCGCATCTGACCGAGCCGTTCGTCACCCGCTGA
- a CDS encoding PqqD family peptide modification chaperone, which translates to MPLRPEHGVTSRVTEDGYLEFLTAADGAIYRCSPVAAAMWIALRQHNGELGPAAEMLAELWCTDPENTRTDMDIWVSELRDAGLVRDEP; encoded by the coding sequence GTGCCGCTACGACCAGAGCACGGCGTCACCTCGCGCGTCACCGAGGACGGGTACCTCGAATTCCTCACCGCGGCGGACGGCGCCATCTACCGGTGCAGCCCCGTCGCCGCGGCCATGTGGATCGCGCTGCGCCAGCACAACGGCGAACTCGGCCCGGCCGCCGAGATGCTGGCCGAGCTGTGGTGCACGGACCCGGAGAACACCCGTACCGACATGGACATCTGGGTCAGCGAGTTGCGGGACGCCGGCCTGGTCCGCGACGAGCCCTGA
- a CDS encoding alpha/beta fold hydrolase, which produces MTDESRETGPWIRRFHPAPEARTRLVCFPHAGGSATYYFPVSRALSPAIDVLALQYPGRQDRRHEPCVEDIEELADLVVGELDSWRDLPLTLFGHSMGATLAFEVARRLEAEGTSPVTLFASGRRAPSRVRDERVHRATDDRLIADITQLSGTNSAVLGDPEILRMILPAIRSDYKAAETYRYRPGPPLGLDVVALVGDADQQVTVDEAEAWREHTTASFELKVFSGGHFFLDSHVATVLDLIRARTSTSTVGS; this is translated from the coding sequence ATGACGGATGAATCACGTGAGACCGGCCCCTGGATACGGCGCTTCCATCCGGCTCCCGAGGCCCGCACCCGCCTGGTCTGCTTCCCCCACGCAGGCGGATCGGCCACCTACTACTTCCCGGTGTCGCGTGCGCTGTCCCCGGCGATCGACGTTCTCGCCCTCCAGTACCCGGGCCGACAGGACCGGAGACACGAACCTTGCGTCGAGGACATCGAGGAGCTGGCCGATCTGGTCGTCGGGGAGCTGGACTCCTGGCGGGACCTGCCGCTGACTCTGTTCGGCCACAGCATGGGGGCCACGCTCGCGTTCGAGGTGGCCCGCAGACTGGAGGCCGAGGGGACATCGCCGGTCACCCTTTTCGCCTCCGGCCGCCGGGCACCCTCCCGGGTGCGCGACGAGCGCGTGCACCGGGCGACGGACGACCGCCTCATCGCGGACATCACCCAGCTGAGCGGCACGAATTCCGCAGTGCTCGGCGATCCCGAGATTCTGCGCATGATCCTTCCCGCCATCCGCAGCGACTACAAGGCCGCGGAGACCTATCGCTACCGGCCGGGACCGCCGCTCGGGCTGGACGTCGTGGCACTCGTCGGTGACGCGGACCAGCAGGTGACCGTCGACGAGGCGGAAGCATGGCGCGAGCACACCACGGCCTCGTTCGAGCTGAAGGTGTTCTCCGGCGGCCACTTCTTCCTCGATTCCCACGTGGCCACGGTCCTCGATCTGATCCGCGCCCGCACGAGCACGTCAACGGTCGGATCTTGA
- a CDS encoding acyl-CoA carboxylase subunit epsilon has product MMTTAARSPAPDAANPDRTGPALRFLGGAPSAEEIAAVTAALLSLRRVRTAGPDTRRGTTPRWSTSLRYRPPGSWAAR; this is encoded by the coding sequence ATGATGACCACTGCCGCCCGCTCCCCCGCACCGGACGCCGCGAACCCGGACCGCACCGGGCCGGCGCTGCGCTTCCTCGGCGGTGCGCCGTCCGCCGAGGAGATCGCCGCGGTGACGGCCGCACTGCTGAGCCTGCGCCGCGTGCGGACGGCCGGCCCTGACACCCGCCGGGGCACGACGCCCCGGTGGAGCACATCTCTTCGCTACCGGCCGCCGGGAAGCTGGGCGGCGCGGTGA
- a CDS encoding acyl-CoA carboxylase subunit beta, whose protein sequence is MTVIQDAPSDSGGDTPAEHRPDLRSLVAQAAELKRAAREGMGPRSTEQQHARGKLTAPERLELLFDPGTFQEVEPLRRHRSSGFGLEQRRPSGDGVITGWGQVHGRTVFAYAHDFRVFGGSLGEAHAQKIHKVMDLAISAGAPLVGLSDGAGARIQEGVMALAGYGGIFRRNVRASGVIPQISVILGPCAGGATYSPALTDFVFTVRDISQMYITGPDVVQAVTNERVTHEELGGAQVHATVSGAAGFMYDDEAECLDEVRHLLSLLPANNRELPPEAPTDDPADRRCEALLNLVPQHANQSYDMRAVIREIVDDEDFFEVHAQWATNIICALARLDGHTVGIVANQPASQAGVLDIHASEKAARFVQTCDAFSIPLVTLVDVPGFLPGTDQEHQGIIRHGAKLLYAYCDATVPRVQVILRKAYGGAYIVMDSRSIGTDLSFAWPTNEIAVMGAEGAANIVFRREIAAAPDPAAARELRIKEYQQELMHPYYAAERGLVDDVIDPAETRAVLVRSLAMLRTKDAHVPARKHGNPPT, encoded by the coding sequence ATGACAGTCATTCAGGACGCCCCGTCGGACAGCGGTGGTGATACTCCCGCAGAGCACCGGCCGGACCTGCGTTCGCTGGTGGCTCAGGCGGCGGAGCTGAAGAGGGCGGCGCGCGAGGGTATGGGCCCGCGTTCGACGGAACAGCAGCATGCCCGGGGCAAGTTGACCGCGCCCGAGCGTCTGGAGTTGCTCTTCGACCCGGGTACGTTCCAGGAAGTGGAACCCCTGCGACGACACCGGTCCTCAGGGTTCGGCCTGGAGCAGCGGCGGCCGAGCGGGGATGGGGTGATCACCGGATGGGGCCAGGTACACGGCCGTACGGTGTTCGCGTACGCGCATGACTTCAGGGTCTTCGGCGGCTCGCTGGGCGAGGCTCACGCCCAGAAGATTCACAAGGTGATGGACCTGGCGATCTCGGCCGGCGCCCCACTGGTGGGGCTGAGCGACGGCGCCGGTGCCCGTATCCAGGAGGGTGTGATGGCGCTCGCCGGATACGGCGGCATCTTCCGCCGCAATGTCCGGGCGTCCGGGGTGATCCCGCAGATCAGCGTGATCCTCGGGCCCTGCGCGGGTGGTGCCACCTATTCTCCGGCACTCACCGATTTCGTCTTCACGGTGCGGGACATCTCACAGATGTACATCACCGGGCCCGACGTGGTCCAGGCCGTCACCAACGAACGCGTGACGCACGAGGAGCTCGGCGGGGCGCAGGTCCACGCGACGGTCTCCGGCGCGGCCGGTTTCATGTACGACGACGAGGCGGAGTGCCTGGACGAGGTCAGGCACCTGCTCTCGCTGCTGCCCGCGAACAACCGCGAGCTCCCGCCCGAGGCGCCGACCGATGACCCCGCGGACCGGCGGTGCGAGGCACTGCTGAACCTGGTGCCGCAACACGCCAACCAGTCCTACGACATGCGTGCGGTGATCCGGGAGATCGTCGACGACGAGGACTTCTTCGAGGTCCACGCGCAGTGGGCCACCAACATCATCTGCGCGCTGGCCCGGCTGGACGGCCACACGGTCGGCATCGTGGCCAACCAGCCCGCTTCGCAGGCCGGGGTGCTGGACATCCACGCATCGGAGAAGGCGGCACGGTTCGTCCAGACATGCGACGCGTTCAGCATCCCCCTGGTCACGCTGGTCGACGTGCCGGGCTTCCTGCCGGGCACCGACCAGGAACACCAGGGCATCATCCGGCACGGCGCGAAGCTGCTCTACGCCTACTGCGACGCGACCGTCCCCCGTGTCCAGGTCATCCTGCGCAAGGCATACGGCGGGGCGTACATCGTGATGGACTCGCGTTCCATCGGAACCGACCTGTCCTTCGCATGGCCGACCAACGAAATCGCGGTGATGGGCGCGGAGGGCGCCGCGAACATCGTCTTCCGCCGGGAGATCGCCGCCGCACCGGACCCTGCGGCGGCCCGCGAGCTGCGGATCAAGGAATACCAGCAGGAACTGATGCACCCGTACTACGCGGCTGAGCGCGGCCTGGTCGACGACGTGATCGATCCGGCCGAGACCCGCGCGGTACTGGTGCGCTCCCTGGCGATGCTGCGGACCAAGGACGCACACGTACCGGCCCGCAAGCACGGCAATCCCCCGACCTGA
- a CDS encoding ACP S-malonyltransferase: MLINPVARRLVAEADDALGYSLVDRYRDAEGDYSEYAQVAFLVNCLALATWAQDRFDPEPALCVGPSFGGKTAAAHTGVLDFADAVRLTAGWARLLDSWFAENHQDVVTHSFTRVPRPELDRVLAELDELGEWYEIACHVDQDFYMVSLRETVLERLGKRLRSVGGLPLYTMRPPMHASIFEPLRRRAEEELFAPLTFHDPRIPVVADQDGALLTTGDQVRTMLLDGFVRPVRWPAVVDALRGHGVRRLYVAGPDSLFGRVPVTTGNFDVVAVDPRTALQPVRRNLASRSGSEAA, from the coding sequence ATGCTGATCAACCCGGTGGCCCGGCGGCTCGTCGCCGAGGCCGACGACGCGCTCGGCTACTCACTGGTCGACCGCTACCGCGACGCGGAGGGCGACTACAGCGAGTACGCGCAGGTCGCCTTCCTCGTCAACTGCCTGGCCCTCGCCACCTGGGCGCAGGACCGGTTCGATCCGGAACCCGCGCTCTGCGTCGGCCCCAGCTTCGGAGGAAAGACCGCGGCGGCCCACACCGGCGTCCTGGACTTCGCCGACGCGGTGCGCCTGACCGCCGGCTGGGCCAGGCTCCTGGACTCCTGGTTCGCCGAGAACCACCAGGACGTGGTCACGCACTCCTTCACCCGCGTCCCGCGCCCCGAACTCGACCGGGTGCTCGCCGAACTCGACGAGCTCGGTGAGTGGTACGAGATCGCCTGCCACGTCGACCAGGACTTCTACATGGTGTCGCTGCGCGAGACCGTGCTGGAGCGGCTCGGCAAGCGGCTGCGTTCGGTCGGTGGCCTGCCGCTGTACACGATGCGCCCGCCCATGCACGCGAGCATCTTCGAGCCCCTGCGCCGGCGGGCCGAGGAGGAACTCTTCGCCCCGCTGACCTTCCACGATCCCCGGATACCCGTCGTCGCCGACCAGGACGGCGCCCTGCTGACCACCGGCGACCAGGTCCGCACCATGCTGCTGGACGGCTTCGTCCGTCCGGTCCGCTGGCCCGCCGTCGTCGACGCCCTGCGCGGACACGGAGTCCGCAGGCTCTATGTCGCCGGGCCGGACAGCCTCTTCGGCCGGGTTCCCGTCACCACCGGGAACTTCGATGTCGTCGCGGTGGACCCGAGGACAGCCCTTCAGCCCGTCCGCCGGAACCTCGCTTCCCGATCCGGAAGCGAAGCGGCATGA
- a CDS encoding sugar phosphate isomerase/epimerase encodes MSERYTMTLLTRTDLSFAYLQLTGSVWQEPVRHTLEERLAALAENNCVSMGMSVEELEAFLADQSADKLRGLLTEYGVRLHELEVLFGWNAGPEESGPALESESRLFDLAVLAGIPSVKSCAVYPTGVEMPPTEVLAERFGAMCDRAAARGLNISLEAMAVMPGFTYQVASDIIVAADRPNAGLLIDMWHLFRDPTGVGSVDQLNGAQIAAVEFADAPSTPSPDVMNEVLSGRLLPGDGDCDITGLLRTLDAKGVDVTPSVEVLSADLRALPLSENIARTAAAVRASIEKARG; translated from the coding sequence ATGAGCGAGAGGTACACCATGACCCTTCTGACCAGGACCGACCTGAGTTTCGCCTATCTGCAACTGACCGGGTCGGTCTGGCAGGAGCCCGTCCGGCACACGCTGGAGGAGCGCCTGGCGGCGCTGGCCGAGAACAACTGCGTCTCGATGGGCATGAGTGTCGAGGAGCTGGAGGCGTTCCTGGCCGACCAGTCGGCGGACAAGCTGCGCGGCCTGCTCACCGAGTACGGGGTCCGGCTGCACGAGCTGGAGGTCCTGTTCGGCTGGAACGCCGGGCCGGAGGAGAGCGGCCCCGCCCTGGAGTCGGAGAGTCGCCTGTTCGACCTGGCCGTCCTGGCCGGCATCCCCTCGGTCAAGTCCTGCGCCGTCTACCCGACGGGCGTGGAGATGCCCCCCACCGAAGTCCTCGCCGAGCGCTTCGGCGCGATGTGTGACCGTGCTGCCGCACGCGGGCTGAACATCTCCCTGGAAGCCATGGCCGTGATGCCCGGCTTCACCTACCAGGTCGCCTCCGACATCATCGTCGCCGCCGACCGTCCCAACGCCGGTCTGCTCATTGACATGTGGCACCTCTTCCGCGACCCGACGGGCGTCGGCTCGGTCGACCAGCTCAATGGTGCGCAGATCGCGGCCGTGGAGTTCGCGGACGCCCCGAGCACCCCGTCGCCCGATGTCATGAACGAGGTCCTCAGCGGCCGCCTGCTGCCCGGCGACGGCGACTGCGACATCACCGGGCTGCTGCGCACGCTGGACGCCAAGGGTGTCGACGTCACCCCGTCCGTGGAGGTCCTCTCCGCCGACCTGCGGGCGCTGCCGCTCAGCGAGAACATCGCCCGCACCGCCGCCGCCGTGCGCGCCTCCATCGAGAAGGCCCGTGGCTGA
- a CDS encoding cytochrome P450: MSDLVDACPHAQPRPFPLERTGCPLDPAPEYAVLRETEPVSRVKLKFNGREAWLLTRYEDVRQMLVDPRFSSNMADPGYPLQFHFPMELLGKVKPALLHMDPPEHTAHRMMLMPELSVKRVEAMRPRTQEIVDECIDAMLDQGGPVDLVSMLSMPVPSIGMCELTGVPHESRDLFHRWVTLLVTQGSAEEHASANAEVEVLLYELIAERQKNPGDDLISSLLQRNDQKKELEPSDISALVRAMIAAGHESTVNGITIGALVLLQHPEQADWLRAHPELSGQAVDELSRYSSISDHGTVRVALEDAEIGGQLIRKGEGVICSLSASNHDPAVFKDPNTLDLTRREARHNVAFGFGRHQCAGQMLVRMQLEVVFTTLLRRIPGLRLDAALNELPFKANALIDGVHELPVTW; encoded by the coding sequence ATGTCCGATCTCGTCGACGCATGTCCGCACGCCCAGCCCCGCCCGTTCCCCCTGGAGCGCACCGGCTGCCCCCTGGACCCGGCACCGGAGTACGCGGTGCTGCGGGAGACCGAGCCGGTCTCCCGGGTCAAGCTCAAGTTCAACGGCCGTGAGGCATGGCTCCTCACCCGGTACGAGGACGTCCGGCAGATGCTGGTCGACCCGCGGTTCAGCTCCAACATGGCCGACCCCGGCTACCCGCTCCAATTCCACTTCCCCATGGAACTCCTCGGCAAGGTCAAGCCGGCCCTGCTCCACATGGACCCGCCGGAGCACACCGCGCACCGCATGATGCTCATGCCGGAACTCAGTGTGAAGCGCGTCGAGGCGATGCGGCCGCGTACCCAGGAGATCGTCGACGAATGCATCGACGCGATGCTGGATCAGGGCGGACCGGTGGACCTGGTGTCCATGCTGTCGATGCCCGTGCCGTCCATCGGCATGTGCGAGCTGACCGGCGTACCGCACGAGTCGCGCGACCTGTTCCACCGCTGGGTCACCCTCCTCGTCACCCAGGGCAGTGCCGAGGAGCACGCCTCGGCCAACGCCGAGGTCGAGGTGCTGCTCTACGAGCTGATCGCCGAGCGGCAGAAGAACCCCGGCGATGACCTGATCAGCAGCCTGCTCCAGCGCAACGACCAGAAGAAGGAACTGGAGCCGTCCGACATCAGCGCCCTGGTGCGGGCCATGATCGCCGCCGGTCACGAGAGCACCGTCAACGGCATCACCATCGGTGCCCTCGTCCTCCTCCAGCACCCCGAGCAGGCCGACTGGCTGCGCGCGCATCCCGAACTGTCGGGCCAGGCCGTTGACGAGCTGTCGCGCTACTCCAGCATCTCCGACCACGGCACCGTCCGTGTCGCGCTGGAGGACGCCGAGATCGGCGGCCAGCTGATCCGCAAGGGCGAGGGCGTCATCTGCTCGCTCTCCGCCTCCAACCACGACCCGGCGGTCTTCAAGGACCCCAACACCCTGGACCTGACCCGCCGCGAGGCGCGGCACAACGTGGCCTTCGGCTTCGGACGTCACCAGTGCGCGGGCCAGATGCTCGTCCGCATGCAGTTGGAGGTCGTGTTCACGACCCTGCTGCGTCGCATTCCCGGACTGCGCCTCGACGCGGCCCTGAACGAACTGCCCTTCAAGGCCAACGCCCTCATCGACGGCGTGCACGAGCTTCCGGTGACCTGGTAA
- a CDS encoding ferredoxin has protein sequence MRVIVDKERCVAAGSCVITSPAVFDQNDEDGKVVLLIETPDDRLREEVTESVNVCPVGALSIAD, from the coding sequence ATGCGTGTGATCGTTGACAAAGAGCGTTGCGTCGCGGCCGGTTCCTGTGTGATCACGTCACCCGCCGTCTTCGATCAGAACGACGAGGACGGCAAGGTGGTCCTGCTGATCGAAACGCCGGACGACAGGCTGCGTGAGGAAGTCACGGAGTCCGTCAACGTCTGCCCGGTCGGGGCACTGAGCATCGCCGACTAG